The genomic DNA CATAGTCTTAGTTTGATGaagtcggtttttttttttttacgagtCACTGTAAGAGACTGACTCAGGGCCCATAACCTATGTCCTGTAAGCGAATCAAAACGCAACGTACGCAATATAAAACCATGTTAAGAGGACGATAAAAGCATGGAAACCGATTTCTTAACAACCACATCCAGATTTTTGGAAGGAGCACACCCTCATTCATCGACACTTCCTGAGATCAGAGCAGTGTTTCAAACGTAGGGAAAAAATTGAGTCGGGAAACGGTGAAGCCGAAATTGTCGCACCGATTTTCCCCCAATTCTAATGTAACTTTGTCCCTTCCCTTCCTGTCTTGAATCAACCTGGCCCGATCAGTTATCTTCTGGTCTCCAACGATGGTGTCATGATCTCATAGTGCCACCTTAAATTGTTCGACTCACCCATGGATACTCCCACTTGTCTGGCATGGAAACAACATCTCTGTTGAATAGCTGGGCCCATTCTGCCTCTGAGTTCCTTCCTTTGAGTCTGTTCCTCGGTGGAGCCGGCGTCTCCGGGTCTCCTTTTAACCAGTCTTGAATTATGTAATGGTAAAACTGTTTGCTCCACAGCAGACCAGCGTACGACTGTCGAGAAACTTGGGTTTCCTCGTCAGTTAAGCCATCTAATGAATGACAATTTGTCAGAGGGTAAGGATGAAAAGCCTGCATGTGTGTACCACGATGGAGGTGGGTTTTGTTTGCTAAACTGAGTAGGACTTTCCTAAGCTTACTGTGCATTAAGATTACAACCAACTAATTATAgcaaattatttcataattgtCAATCGAGGatttccaaaaaaatggtccaaaaaagaACCACCTAGAATATCAGAGTTGCTCAAGGTTCCGATCAGAATTTCAGTATCATGACTTGTACCTACTTTAGATATTCTCTCAcaaacacccccccccccccacgccCACCCCCGCCCCGAACCGGCCCATTGGCAAGTTGCTTATCTTCACACACaaccaaaatttattttaccacCGCCTAGAAAAAAACTCACCAGGTATTGCGATATTATAGAACTCGTCTGCTTCTTTGATTCGTTTCTGTATCACGGCTCCAAAATTCCTCTCAGCGAATGGATCTGATACAATCTCGTCGTCAGCCATCAGGCGGCACCTTAAGACACGTTCCTCGTCGGCAGGAACAACAAGAACGTAATAAGGAGCTACTtttgtgccttttttctttACGTTTACTGCATCTTTTTCGCCATTAATGATGTAACGGTGAAAGGCATCCTTTGTAAAGGTTGTATAGTTTTCTAAATTAAACAGACGCTACAAATAGGATGAAAATAGTAAGTCAGTCATTCTGTCTGATAAATCAAACAGCACTGAACAGACCTGAGGTGCTTACGCATTTACTTGAAAAATTCACGATGGAAAATCAAAGGGTTCACGTTAATCCATTTCGAAcacttatttttattattcaccACTGGTTgtttaataaacttttaaaattctaattGTTTTTGTAGAACAGATTTCTTTAACTGCATATAGTTAGCAGTAAGCACGTGAAATTCAGTGGCTTAGTGAATTGCGCACTGCTCTATGGATCAAGCCGTCTGGTTGTGAACCTTGGCCAGGTCATCGTATTATTTTCTTGAGCAAGACACTTTATTCTCACAGTATCCTTCTCCACCTAAATTTGTAAATGGGTACTAGCAAGATGTCCAAGAAGCCTGACAAAATGTTTGGGAAGGAGGGGGCTGGGGTTACTTGAGATCGAGTAGCATTCCATCGCAGAAGAGTAACATACTTCTTGTATCTTCAAGCCCAAGAAACTGGAAATGAGCTCCCACAGTTATGGGCCAAGTAACATCAAAGACTTGACCAAGAAGAGCTAGTGCTGCCTACTTCCTTAAATGATCCATCCAATTAATAAGGGGGCACAATTAAGCTGGGAGTTGTAAATCATGGAAATTGTACGTAGAGTGATTCAGTAGACTTTAAGGATAGCCCTACTCTTGACATGAAACCTTTGAAGTCCAATACGAGTTTCTAATTGATCAAGATTTTCAATCCAGGAGACACCTCAATTCAAAGGACCCAAATTTGCTCCAGAGTGCTAAAATGCTCTAGTAACTTTTGTACCTTTTTAAGTTACAACCTGTTAGGAAACCTGTATTCAGGGAACACTTCTTAAGGTCATAGGGGTGCCCTCTGAATGGATTGTCTTCTGTTCTTGCTTATTTGAAACTCATTTAGggtttaaatttttatgaaaatccCTCTACCTTGCTCTAACATTGAGCTTATACCTAAGTAACAATCGGCCCAGTCTGAAATAAATTGGTTAACATACCACTGTGTTTGTTTCATTCTCAGTGAAGAGCAATTCTGGAATCTCACTTTCAGAGTTCACATCAAAAACAAATGTGTACTTTCCCAAGGTTTCATGAGAGCATGTCACTGTGTTGGGAGCAGTTTGTTTAATATTTGCCTTGCGAGTGCATCCTTCATGTTTGCAACCCCAGATCCATGTGTTCCTGAACCACAATGTTGGTAAAATGTGAATTCGTGCTGTGTCTGGACCTCGGTTTGCTACAGTTATTTTGATGAGGATGTCATTGGGTGTGTTCTTTGCATATTCTGCAGTAATATCCCAGTAGCGACTTTCGTTAAATACACCTTGAAGAAATTTAGACATATTCAAATCAGATCAAGCTACTGTCCTATAAGAAGACAAGACATTTAGATTAATATTTCAACAGCCCAAATAATGTAGTTCAGCACTGCAAATCAACCAAGATTGTGATTTAATTAGAAAGCAAAGCACCTGTAAGGTTCAACTGATACTTCAGCATATAGCAGGTACCTTTTGATCCACCCAGTGACATCTACCAATACTGAGGtatcattttcatttgattagattcattcattttatttgatGGTTTCACATAAGATGAACAGATATTTTGTGAGTTACATGGTATTTTACCAAGCCCCTTAGGGGTGAGGAAAAAATACAAGCAATGAGTAAAATGTGAAATTGTATTATATGTTATACCAATGAATGAGGGATTTATGTCTCCactgttatttcattttctggTATTTTGGCTTCTAGCCTTTTCAATGCATGTAGAGTCTATCTGAGCATAGTACTGATCAAATATGGCCTgagtgaaagatgaaaaaacacaaGCCAAATCGTTGAAATAATTAGCGGACATAAAACATTCAGAGGCAATTCCATGGAGCATGACAATGTCAATTGAAAACATTGGAATTGGCAAACAAGACTCCTCAAATTATTACTTCACTGTTTCAGATTGTCATCCCCTTACCAGTATCAGTGAGTTCAAACTCAGGTTCTTGCCGTgatctgttttgattttcatgaaCGATCCAGCCATAGGGATATTCATTCTGAGGGTATTTATACAGAGCCTTCATGTAGGAATGAGTTGGAGTGGAGTCAAGATAGTAATAGCACTCCTTCACATCTTCCCCATGGTTACCTGGCAAATATGCATAACATAAGATCAGTCCATCAGTATATGACCTTATTTACTTTATTATGCCCTGCCCCAAAATAAGCACAGCATGTGAGAGCAAAGATATTAACAATTTACACCTAACTCTCCATACTAtgctctatacatttcctaaggcgctgacgaggagaatttgtttaacaatcaagagcttttttagttggtgattactTCCTTAATTCTAGTGACTTTAATGCATGATTCAGGGATAATATTGTGAGAGGAAATTAAATGCTTGTCACTCTCAGGGAGACAATGGGTTAATGAGTGCCACCCCAAAATAAATGCCACATTTAGGAAACAGATGCTTGATTAAGGAAAATGACTAACTCATGTATAGGGTACAACTCTGTCTTGAACAGTGTTGGAAACTTAATTTCTTCCAGAAACAAGGTTTTCAGTCCAAAGCACCATTTTTGATAGCTTTCTTCTTTTACATCTGATTTGTGATCTTGGATCATGAAGGGGATAGTCATTGTGAGATTTCTTGAAACAAAGAGCCAGCCAGTGCAGATTGCAAGTCAACCCAAAGGATTGCAGTTTTAAATATGTTCTGTGTTCTACCtttaacatttccttgttatcactttttgcaaaaaagaaaacttttcagtaAGCACCATTCTTAAATGGTGCTGTTCCTATTCACATCATTAAAGGTAATAATGTGATTTTGAGTGTAATTTGGTGTCTGTAAGCATGGGTAAATTTTTTAAGGACAACAAAATTTCTTGAGCCTGTAGAGCAAGTGCAATTTATAGTCTTTGAGAAATTTACAAGTGTTTTtgtacaccaaattgcaagagaaattgtgttattacttgttaatattGTACATGTAAAAACAGCACAGAGAGTCAtgacagatgaaattttgaaagtgtacCCATGCTACTTGTTATTTGCACTTGTGTGACAattttgcacttgtgttacatgagaatgcattcattttcagccaatcagaagcacaTAATTTCTTCATGTACATTATCATTTTAATAggatacaagaaaaaaaattctcagttctgattggttaagataaatgcagttttcaggcaATTCAAAGCAGAAGATGGTCAATTCAGTgtaaagaagtaacaaaccagactgaacagTTTCTTGAACTTTTTGgctggactttgaactttttagCTGGACTTTGAAGTTTTTTgtgccttaaagatgtgaaaatatcattgcatattattgttttgattataCATGGTTGTTTTGACCAAACacacaatgtcacttgcagggtttgaataaattatttttgcacttgatgtgcacactttgcttctgcataattatgataagctatctcatattttttaatgtatattattactgtgtaatcacatgatttttctcaagcaatttggaattgataagcacttgtaaattttttcaaataccacaaattgcactcaccctactggcttgtgcaattttcttagtctttgaaaaaatttactcatgcttatttattccaaattgcacttgaaatcatgtgattacctatactaacaCTGAATTATTGAGCTACATGTACAAGTGCAGACACACCAAGCTGTATGCCATTGACTGATGCTGTCTGATCCCTCTAAGGGTGCTTTAAGttattatcaaaataaatttttgcaacACCTTGAATTCATGAATTATAGGTCCAGTGTTCAACTAACCTTCAGTTCCTGTCAAGCCAAAAAGCCTCTCTTTGAGAATAGGATCCCTTTCATTCCAGAGAGCCAAACCAAAACACAGTCTACATTGTCTGTCAGTTATTCCAAGGAGGCCATCTTCACCCCAGCGATAGACTCGAGATCGTGCATGGTCATGAGAAAAGTAGTCCCAGCtgtaaaaacaacatttttttgctcaaaaacaaaaactcaaaAATATGCTTGTTACCTGTTTTCCCTTTTATGAACTAACTTAACTTTGCCAATTAGTTTCAAACTTCCTTCAtaccttaaaattttttattacaaagcaATAAACAAAGATGACAGGCAATATAGTGGTGTTGGTTGGAACACAACAGATATTTTTAGGGAAAAATTTGCcctaaaggaaaataaatttttcataagTTCTAACTGGAAAACATCCACAAAGCTCAAAAATTGAACTGACTCCCAGACAAAAAAGGGTTCTTTGAATTGTCTGTCTCTTTTGGTTCAGTGCTGGTGCATTCAACCAGCACATGAAAGATGGTCAGCCAGCATTTAGGTAAAAACGAAAGTGACACGtaagtaaaagtatttttaatatACCGGTTGTCACAATCGTCACAAATGTGAAACAAAGCAAACGAATAATTTTTCCCTTCTCCCTAAATCGTTGTTGAACGGCGGCcaagaattttgtttaaaaataaacaatgcaAATTTACGgttgtttacaaaaaatattacCATCACAATTACGCGGGTACAAAGCTCTccattcaataaaaaatattaccaCCACGATTATGAGAATGCAAAGCTTTCCATATCAAAAACCAGGTTGAAATAGATTTGTTACGTAACGCAATTACACAAAGcacaaacaacaaatgttttcaCAGTCTTACATTCTTGTCAGGTATAAAGACCGCGCTTACTTAACCTCATAATTACTTGTATATCATCTTAACATCAATCGAATGAACTCTTACCAAGCTCCATCGAATGAATAATCTTCCCTCACTGTTCCCCATTGCCTCTCTGACAGATAGGGGCCCCATCGCTTCCAGTTTTTCTCCCTATCAGAATCCTCTTCCAGTCTTTTGGTTTCGGCCAGTTTATGCTCGATCACAATAGTTGCTTGGCGCTTGAGCTTCTTGGATTTAAACATGTTACCTTGGAATTACACGCTTCGATCCAAACCTGTTTAAGTTCCAGAGATTACAAAACCTTGCACCTGCAGAACAGCCAGAGGTGCTGATGATTTCACGATGGCTGTGATTAGGGGGAAATCAAAGGCGTCAACTAGAATAAGGCAGCAATTATTCAATcataaaatatgcaaataaagTAATGTTTACCCTAAAATCCACCGACCTTATTTGCCAGAAAGTCACGAAATCTCTCGGTCTGTTCCCACTCCTAATTTCATCTACGCTAATTCCTCAcgtgaaaattatttctaacaCGCTAttccaaataaaagaaaaaataaaccgTGCATCAACACTATAAGGACAATAAAGGAATCGATCAATGCTGTTCACACGAACGAGAAGAATCTATCCCAAAAAAACTCTCCAAGCAAACCAAGCAAAAACTCGCGCGAAGTACTGAGAAGACCTGGAACTAGAATACTTATCGTTTTCCCAGATCCCCACGGTAGTCCAACATGGTGGATCAGATTGACCAAAAAGCTGTAAAAGAACTATTGCCTTTTCTCTCGCTTAATGCTCGAGGAGACGTGAAATCGTTGGCTCTTGATTATATTTTGGGACTTTCTGGTTCTGATAGTGGAAAGCACTTCCTGAACCAAAACGAAGAATACTTGAGATGTATTTTGGAACTGACGAGAGACTTGAACTCCAACATTTCCAGAGATGCATACTCTACGATCGTGAATTTGTCTGCAGAACTCGCCATCTCGGACAAACTCCTCAAATTCAACATCATTGAGCCCTTTTTGAGCTATGCTCTTAAACAAACTAGTGAGCACGCCGACAAAGTGGCCATGATTTTGTCCAATGTAACAAGAACAGAAACTGGATGTCGTGAAGTTCTCAAGGTTACGAACACGTCTGAGGAATGTAGTTTATACAAAATTGTAGAAGTGTTGTGCGTAGAGAAGTATAATCCCCGCGCTGAACTGAACTATCTCGCCACTTTTCTTTCGAATTTAACGCAATTACAAGAATCACGAGACTATATTTTGGACAGGGATTGCTGTGTTATTCAACGCCTTCTTCCATTCACAACCTACAGTGCCTCACTTGTAAAAAGAAGAGGAATTGTGGCTGTACTAAAGAATTGCTGCTTTGAGTCAAGTGAGTTTTAACTTCAATAACGTTTCCTTGTTATTCTGCCCTAAATAAATGAAGCATTTTTAAGAGAGAAAAGGACAACCATTCAAAGCCAGGAAGTCTATCATACACCTATCATAATTGATTCTGATTTATCTTTCCCTCTCCTTACCAAACTTAAATGTTTGAAGATCAGTGCTTGACCCATTCATtatcatgagtgaccaagatagaatttctccttacagtgttgatacaatatcaaacagacaggttatgaaaataaagaaaaatatagatTAGGGGAATTAGTATTTGATCaagtaccaaattctcaaaaataacATCAGACTGTAAGGAGacttactaatgagatcttgggagcagAAAGGTAAAAGTTCTCTGTTTTCTTGGAATCTCCAACGATTGATGGTAGAGAGTTGTTAATGATATTGATTGGTCCTGTGTTGATTGTATATTGTTCCCAGGAAGCCATCAGTGGTTATTAAGTGATGCTGTGGACATCCTACCACACCTGCTGCTACCACTGACAGGACCGGAAGAATTTCCTGAAGATGAGATGGAGAAACTACCCCCTGATCTCCAGTACATGGATGAtaacaaagagagagaaagtgATCCAGACATCAGGAACATGTTATTGGAAGCCTTACTTCAGGTCTGTCAGTGTATGTACTTTTTTATGGTTAATAACAAAGGTAATGTGGCACTCAAAGCTGAAACCAATTTTAGTGGCCATGGTGGTTTGAAAAAATGTTGGCACCTAAATTTTCAGTGATAGTCACCAAGAGGCAAGCTTAACATTTGCATTCTCAAATTTGATATAAAGTTAAAGTGAGTTAAACATTTAATCAAAGTCATATTTGTGCTTTGTCTTTGCTTGTGCCTTTGTTTTTGCATGTGTTTGGTCTTGCCATGTTCCTCATGCATGCCTTCAAGTGCAATTGCTGGCTAGAGTAAACCAAAATGTTATTTCTGGCAACTagtttctgatttttttccaaatggtGAATTTAAAAAACCATGAGCTTAGAGCTTTTTAAACGGTTAAAAtactaaataattattttgatttcagtatcacaaaacaataaattttacttcttaaccctttaactcccatgagtgaccaagacagaatttctccttacaatatcaatacaatatcaaccagataagtgatgagaataaagaaacatatcaatttgggaataatcagttgatccaatactaaattctctgaactgaaattataagaattttatggttgactgtaaggagaaattagaaatttgatctgggagttaaaaggttaaagttGGTCTCTTATTTACACCCTTTCCTGTATCTAAAGGTATGTTGCAGTGCTCAGTGTGTTTTTATAAggtttgtttgctttatttaCTTCAAAATCACTAGAAATCACTTTTTCGtgtattttgttgatttttttttcagttatgttCTACAAAACATGGCAGAGAGATGATGAGGAAGTTTAACATTTATGTTATTCTTAAGGAGTTATTCAATTGGGAAGTAGATGAAGAAGTAAAGAAGTCATGTGGAAATGTGATTCAAGTTTTAATAGCAGATGAACCAGAACCATCCATGCAGGATCTAAAACAGGTGCAGATTCCAGAGGAGGTCAAGAAAAAGTTTGATGAAGAACCACAGACAAATATACAGAATTCATAACACCTATGATATCATGagttgacaaaaaaaagcacaactttACTGAATGCAACTTTAGGTGTGGATATACTCTTGGCTTAGTGAATGACAAATCCCCtctaatgttttaaaatatccTGCAGCCAGTGAGGTTTTAGAGGTTGAGAGTGAGCATTGTTATCAATTGGTGAAAAACTCAATAAAATTTGACACATTTTGGCTGGAGACACATTTTTAGAGTGGAATGTAAGTTGGGTAAGATGTACAGTAGTGGTAATTAGTAAGGATGAGTGGTCAACAAACCCAATAGATTCTGCTGTGAAATGTTTTGGTAGGTTGTTTGGACCTAACCATGTAAAGTTGCTGTAGCATTCCAAACATTTTGATATAACTAAACAGTGTAGATTTCTCTGTTCTTTGTTTATTCACAGTTTGtgaacacaaaaaacaaaagattgcaTGGTTAGGGAGTGCTTAGCATAATATCCTGCAGCGTTTTTTAGCCTACATTCCTATAcctggggaaaaaaaaaacagcttgaCAATTCTGAAAAATTTATGTGTCTGTCCCTGCTCAGAAATATAATCTCCAAGAGCAACAATCTTCTTTGCAGCAATTTGAACCTAAATGCCAAGAAAAACAAGCAAGCAAGTAAATATGCAAGGTGGTGCTTGGCACAACTTCCTAGTTTCTGATTTAATACACTGGTGTCtaattttagacactagtgtctgatTATTGATGCTAGTGTTTGATTTTATTCACTAGTGTCTGAACAGTTGGTTTTAAACACTAGTGTTAGATTTTAGACACTAAATCCCAAATTTAGACACTAATGTCTGATGTAGACACTAGTGTTTGAACAGTTGAGTCAAGAAATTATGCCCGATTTTAAACTCTAGTTTCAGATTTTAGAAACTAGTGTCTGATTTTACACACTATTGTTTGAACAGTCCATTTTTAGTTGGTGTCCTATGGTGGACACTAGTGGTAGATCTTAGAGACTATTGTCTAAACAGTCAATCTTGGACACTAGTttctgattttagacactaggGTTTGATTTTGGACCATAGAGTCCAGTCTTCAACACTATTGCCCAAACATTCTATTTTAGTCACTACTGTATAATTGTAGACACTGGTGTTGGAATTTGGACACTAATGCCATACTTTGGATTTTAGAgtcagattttttattttaggacAATAGAGTCCATTTTTGGACATCAGTGTCCAATAAGAATTTAGACACATGtccaattttcaattttggacACCAGTGGCCGATTTGGAATTTTGAATATTAGTGTCCAATTTGGGAATTTGGACATTAGTGGCCAATTTTTGATAATGGACCCTCGTGTTTGATTTGAGGATTTTGGTCTTTAGTggccaattttggatttttgaCAGCTGTggccaattttggatttttgaCTCTAGTGGTTGATTTTGCACACCAGTGactgattttggattttggacactggtgactgattttaaattttggatgctagtggccaattttggattttgaacACTTGTAGCCAATTTGGACTTTGGGCTCTAATGGCAGATTTTGGATGTTACTGACGGATTTgggattttagacactagtgtgAATAGtctattttagacactagtATCCAATTTTAGAGACTATTGTTTGTACAGTTGATTTTGGACAGTAATGTCTGATTTTAGACTAGTGTTTAAAGTTGGTCTTTTGTTATACATAAAATAAGTTCCCCACAGCTGAGTGGGTAAAAAATTGTACCCCGAAGTAGGCCCAGTCAAGGTTCAAATCCTGACTGAACTTGtctttaattccttttctttcttgtaattTTAATGGTTCTATTTTTGGGGGagatatatatttgtttttttgattCTATACCTCGCTCATGAATATTCTCTGGTGTACTTGTAAACTACtcagtttccttttttgtaaatCACTGGATGCGTTATCCAGTTCAtggaaattttcctttttcctcaaACCCTGAAATGAGGAAATTAATCACCCACACCTTAACTTAACATTGTGTTCAAAAGGGTTGATATTTTATAATGATGTCATATTTAGGTTGACAAACTTTTACCTATAAACTTTTGTGGAGGTGATCCTGGCAGTGGATAGATCGGTTGTTGTACAGTGAACAAAGTTTTATTAAATTCAAGGTTTCTAATATCTCAGTGGATGGAGCATAGTGCCGCAACAGGGGTGTGCTCAAATCCCAGCGCAATGAACTTTTCAATATATTTCTCTTtgatttggttatttttttaagtttgtctctcagtttttcttactgaatttttgttttccattcatAATAAATGCTCAATCTTCACAGAGTTTCTTTATTGAATAATTTCGATTTTTAACAAGATACGAAGATTATTTTGACGTGAAACAAATCCatagaaagaaatatttttttcaaaaaatactaaaaatttaacttagttagattttttttttaatcgatgGTATTCCTTCTCATAATTATTTGATTGTCTGGTTCAGATGATTCTATGATGGTTTTCCTGAAATGATTTTGATCTTAAAGAAAGTTATACAGACCACAAAATCTGTCATGTATGCACCGAAACAGTACATCGAAAAAGTCAAAGGTATTTTGTAGATAAAAGGCCTATTGCTTACTGTCAATTTAACACCTACCTCAATTATGGTGGTAGCTTTGAAATCTATCAGAATGAATTTAT from Pocillopora verrucosa isolate sample1 chromosome 2, ASM3666991v2, whole genome shotgun sequence includes the following:
- the LOC131790737 gene encoding protein HGH1 homolog isoform X2, translating into MVDQIDQKAVKELLPFLSLNARGDVKSLALDYILGLSGSDSGKHFLNQNEEYLRCILELTRDLNSNISRDAYSTIVNLSAELAISDKLLKFNIIEPFLSYALKQTSEHADKVAMILSNVTRTETGCREVLKVTNTSEECSLYKIVEVLCVEKYNPRAELNYLATFLSNLTQLQESRDYILDRDCCVIQRLLPFTTYSASLVKRRGIVAVLKNCCFESRSHQWLLSDAVDILPHLLLPLTGPEEFPEDEMEKLPPDLQYMDDNKERESDPDIRNMLLEALLQVCQFMFYKTWQRDDEEV
- the LOC131790737 gene encoding protein HGH1 homolog isoform X1; this translates as MVDQIDQKAVKELLPFLSLNARGDVKSLALDYILGLSGSDSGKHFLNQNEEYLRCILELTRDLNSNISRDAYSTIVNLSAELAISDKLLKFNIIEPFLSYALKQTSEHADKVAMILSNVTRTETGCREVLKVTNTSEECSLYKIVEVLCVEKYNPRAELNYLATFLSNLTQLQESRDYILDRDCCVIQRLLPFTTYSASLVKRRGIVAVLKNCCFESRSHQWLLSDAVDILPHLLLPLTGPEEFPEDEMEKLPPDLQYMDDNKERESDPDIRNMLLEALLQLCSTKHGREMMRKFNIYVILKELFNWEVDEEVKKSCGNVIQVLIADEPEPSMQDLKQVQIPEEVKKKFDEEPQTNIQNS